One Luteibacter sp. 9135 DNA segment encodes these proteins:
- a CDS encoding sensor histidine kinase, producing MGEARAARDEDAGRGAMWLGGVFVGCMAAQLLSYALWSRQGGTHIVWFPGAVLLGALLATPPRRWPWLVTSAFAGLLVVCVGLFRLPLGDTMAVLGAALAPTPAAAWALRHVHGDTPLLQDIGKLLVCGAIAVVALPIGSALLIGLVAPHTAFTGSVLGDGTNLALAHALGYVLYLPAWTSLRSPDASVRHAGRVPPVFVAAMACAIALLGVVWYTVGARPGLLPLLCLAPAPILVAACLRAQMAGSSAAMFVIVVMAAQLSVGGRGPFVAASLQDTTLAVQLWTLGATLCAIAVSALVEQRQAGQRALDNARNDMRELAGRLIATQEQERARLARDLHDDINQRLAAASIDLSALRRRVPAAQAGEVGHVQAQVMALAEDLRLMSHQLHPGWLSHAGLQEALQALCAPTGRSGPPRIDLSVPPDAATLSGEVALCVYRIAQEGLRNALDHAGASRVTIAVAICTDHATLHIADDGRGFDPERLPVHASGIGLISMNERARLLGGRFDLRSAPGKGVQLCVHLPLASP from the coding sequence ATGGGTGAGGCGCGGGCCGCCCGCGACGAGGATGCCGGCCGCGGCGCGATGTGGCTGGGCGGCGTGTTCGTCGGCTGCATGGCGGCGCAGTTGCTGTCGTACGCGCTGTGGAGCCGGCAAGGCGGCACGCACATCGTCTGGTTTCCGGGCGCGGTACTGCTCGGCGCCTTGCTGGCCACGCCGCCGCGTCGCTGGCCGTGGCTGGTGACGTCCGCGTTCGCAGGGCTTCTGGTCGTCTGCGTGGGTCTGTTCCGCCTGCCCCTGGGAGACACGATGGCCGTGCTGGGCGCCGCGCTGGCCCCTACGCCTGCCGCCGCCTGGGCGCTGCGCCATGTGCATGGCGATACGCCGCTGCTGCAGGACATCGGCAAGCTGCTGGTCTGCGGTGCCATCGCCGTCGTCGCCCTGCCAATCGGCTCGGCCCTGCTGATCGGGCTGGTCGCACCGCATACCGCGTTTACCGGATCCGTGCTGGGCGACGGGACCAACCTCGCGCTGGCCCATGCCCTGGGCTACGTGCTCTACCTGCCCGCGTGGACCAGCCTGCGCAGCCCCGATGCCTCCGTACGGCACGCCGGGCGCGTGCCGCCGGTATTCGTGGCCGCGATGGCCTGCGCCATCGCCCTGCTGGGCGTGGTCTGGTACACCGTGGGGGCGCGTCCCGGACTGCTGCCGCTCCTGTGCCTGGCCCCCGCACCCATCCTCGTCGCCGCCTGCCTGCGCGCGCAGATGGCCGGCAGCTCGGCCGCGATGTTCGTGATCGTGGTGATGGCCGCGCAACTGAGCGTCGGCGGCCGTGGCCCGTTCGTCGCCGCCAGCCTGCAGGACACCACGCTCGCGGTGCAGTTGTGGACGCTGGGGGCCACGCTTTGCGCGATCGCGGTGAGCGCCCTCGTGGAACAACGCCAGGCGGGCCAACGCGCGCTGGACAATGCGCGCAACGACATGCGCGAACTGGCCGGGCGGCTGATCGCGACGCAGGAGCAGGAGCGTGCCCGCCTGGCGCGCGACCTGCACGACGACATCAACCAGCGCCTGGCCGCCGCCTCCATCGACCTGAGCGCGCTGCGCCGCCGCGTTCCCGCCGCACAGGCCGGCGAGGTCGGCCACGTGCAGGCACAGGTCATGGCGCTGGCGGAAGACCTGCGGCTCATGTCGCACCAGTTGCATCCCGGCTGGCTCAGCCATGCCGGCCTGCAGGAGGCCCTGCAGGCGCTGTGCGCGCCGACCGGTCGATCGGGGCCGCCGCGCATCGACCTGTCCGTGCCGCCGGACGCCGCCACGCTGTCCGGCGAGGTCGCCCTGTGCGTCTACCGGATCGCCCAGGAAGGGCTGCGCAATGCGCTGGACCATGCCGGGGCATCGCGTGTGACCATCGCGGTGGCGATCTGCACCGACCACGCCACCCTCCACATCGCCGACGATGGACGCGGCTTCGATCCCGAGCGGCTGCCGGTCCACGCGTCCGGTATCGGGCTTATCAGCATGAATGAGCGGGCCAGGTTGCTCGGGGGTCGTTTCGATCTCCGCAGCGCGCCCGGTAAAGGAGTCCAGCTATGCGTCCATCTGCCCCTGGCAAGCCCGTGA
- a CDS encoding WGR domain-containing protein: MRIYMQTLPEVATEAPRYVQITLEQDLFGGWTLYRESGVQGGKASLKREVHITHDSALAAFEKARDAQLKKGFKVMFSQGQESAHGR, translated from the coding sequence ATGCGGATCTACATGCAAACCCTGCCCGAGGTCGCGACGGAAGCGCCCCGCTACGTCCAGATCACCCTGGAGCAGGACCTGTTCGGCGGCTGGACCCTCTACCGCGAAAGCGGCGTCCAGGGCGGCAAGGCCTCGCTCAAGCGCGAGGTGCACATCACGCACGATTCGGCGTTGGCGGCTTTCGAGAAAGCCCGCGACGCCCAACTGAAAAAAGGCTTCAAAGTCATGTTCAGCCAAGGCCAGGAGTCGGCACATGGTCGCTGA
- a CDS encoding biliverdin-producing heme oxygenase: MHDTVDHRAAHLLLREATRDDHEDTEASGGMRRLMEGMLSEAGYATLLRAQLGLFEAWEAERGAWLRGAAARAGWAYVSRAGLLRQDLGMGRGEMGRDDDLAIAHIVGSYTSGMPHAGHTPVGAHNVGDPPRDNPTNKPLPTVPPGADHDTPTAWGELYVVEGSALGGRLIARRLRELYPDREHRFYAVGEDAPSAWRRFQHLLDTHLPDDASCRAAVDGARGMFARFRRTLKEPTDV, encoded by the coding sequence GTGCACGACACCGTCGACCATCGCGCCGCGCACCTGCTGTTGCGCGAAGCGACCCGTGACGACCACGAGGACACCGAGGCATCGGGCGGCATGCGCCGGCTGATGGAAGGGATGCTTAGCGAAGCGGGATACGCCACGTTGCTGCGTGCGCAGCTGGGCCTGTTCGAGGCCTGGGAGGCGGAGCGGGGGGCGTGGTTGCGGGGTGCTGCGGCCCGGGCCGGATGGGCGTATGTGTCGCGGGCGGGGTTGCTGCGGCAGGATCTGGGGATGGGGCGTGGCGAGATGGGGCGTGATGACGATCTGGCTATCGCCCACATCGTGGGCTCCTACACGAGCGGGATGCCGCACGCCGGCCACACCCCTGTAGGAGCCCACAATGTAGGCGATCCCCCCCGCGACAACCCCACCAACAAACCCCTCCCCACCGTGCCCCCTGGCGCCGACCACGACACCCCCACCGCCTGGGGCGAACTCTACGTCGTCGAAGGCTCCGCCCTCGGCGGCCGTCTCATCGCACGCCGCCTGCGCGAGCTCTACCCGGATCGCGAACACCGCTTCTACGCCGTGGGCGAAGATGCCCCGTCCGCATGGCGCCGTTTCCAGCACCTCCTCGACACCCACCTGCCCGACGATGCCTCCTGCCGTGCCGCCGTCGACGGCGCACGAGGGATGTTCGCCCGTTTTCGCCGGACGCTGAAGGAACCCACCGATGTCTGA
- a CDS encoding shikimate kinase — protein sequence MNPSPNLFLIGPTGAGKTTIGQRLAAHYGLPFVDLDVQIEARLGTTLVSLFEREGEAAFRALESAHLDESSRADGVVLATGAGAVLDADNRARLMSRGTVLLLSVDVAEQFDRLAHDTVRPMITGTDRRGRLESLAAERNALYEEIADLIFLGRHEHVDAAVPRAVALLDRHWRRA from the coding sequence ATGAATCCTTCGCCCAACCTGTTCCTGATCGGCCCCACGGGGGCCGGCAAGACCACGATCGGACAACGCCTCGCGGCGCATTACGGCCTGCCGTTCGTCGATCTGGATGTCCAGATCGAAGCGCGGCTGGGCACGACCCTTGTCAGCCTCTTCGAACGCGAAGGCGAGGCGGCGTTTCGTGCGCTGGAATCGGCGCACCTGGACGAGTCTAGCCGCGCCGACGGCGTCGTGCTCGCCACCGGTGCCGGCGCCGTGCTGGATGCCGACAACCGCGCCCGGTTGATGTCACGCGGCACCGTGCTGCTGCTGTCGGTCGATGTCGCCGAGCAGTTCGATCGCCTCGCGCACGACACCGTCCGCCCGATGATCACCGGCACCGATCGTCGCGGACGACTGGAAAGCCTGGCGGCCGAGCGCAACGCCCTGTACGAAGAGATCGCCGACCTGATCTTCCTGGGTCGCCACGAGCACGTGGACGCCGCCGTGCCGCGCGCCGTCGCCCTCCTCGACCGTCACTGGAGACGCGCCTGA
- a CDS encoding NAD-dependent epimerase/dehydratase family protein translates to MLATSHPKRYESVLVAGAGDVGSRVARQLLADGHRVFALRRGEAADGDGIGWLRGDLTQPATLRDLPSVEALIYAAAPDARDEDAYRALYVDGLRHIVDALPVPPRRTVFVSSSAVYGEHGGDWVDESTPVAPGAFSGRVMRDAEQWLASRGVGGVSVRLAGLYGPGRTQLFERLRDGQARVPRGQGVYANRIHVDDAAAALALVLSLPDPAPVYVGVDNTPLPIDVLYDHLAGLLGVPLPPDGPGPVGIGNKRLSNALLQASGFRCRWPDARAGYAALLAG, encoded by the coding sequence ATGCTAGCAACAAGCCACCCCAAGAGGTACGAGAGCGTGCTGGTCGCCGGCGCGGGCGACGTGGGCAGCCGCGTGGCCAGGCAGTTGCTTGCCGACGGGCATCGCGTATTCGCCCTGCGTCGGGGCGAGGCGGCCGACGGCGACGGTATCGGCTGGTTGCGGGGCGACCTGACGCAGCCAGCCACCCTGCGCGACCTGCCATCGGTGGAGGCGCTGATCTACGCCGCCGCGCCCGACGCCCGCGACGAGGACGCCTATCGCGCCCTCTATGTCGACGGCCTGCGCCATATCGTCGACGCGCTGCCGGTCCCGCCGCGGCGCACGGTGTTCGTGTCGTCCTCGGCCGTCTATGGCGAGCATGGTGGCGACTGGGTGGATGAAAGCACGCCCGTGGCGCCGGGGGCGTTCAGTGGTCGCGTCATGCGCGACGCCGAGCAGTGGCTGGCCTCGCGAGGGGTGGGCGGCGTGAGCGTGCGTCTGGCCGGCCTTTACGGTCCGGGGCGCACGCAGTTGTTCGAGCGGTTGCGTGATGGCCAGGCCCGGGTGCCGCGTGGGCAGGGCGTCTATGCCAATCGTATCCATGTGGACGACGCGGCCGCGGCGCTGGCGCTGGTGCTGTCGCTGCCCGACCCGGCGCCCGTGTATGTCGGCGTGGACAATACGCCGCTGCCGATCGACGTGCTGTACGACCACCTGGCCGGGCTGCTCGGCGTGCCCTTGCCTCCGGATGGGCCGGGGCCGGTCGGCATCGGCAACAAGCGGTTGTCCAACGCCTTGCTGCAGGCGTCCGGCTTCCGCTGCCGGTGGCCGGATGCGCGTGCCGGTTACGCCGCGTTGCTCGCCGGCTGA
- a CDS encoding PAS domain-containing sensor histidine kinase, with product MSELPDLTACDREPIHIPGSVQPHGMLIVVDAATQAILQLSENVTPLLGVDLAAALGAPLDTLLGLPSDLFLDDERPAHTPWVAVTFPHDTGRGGWHASVHAYDTRWMIELEPRESAFDEDPLRIAFDFAYKLELDGNVQRAASRVARTIRGALGYDRVMVYRFDHDWHGEVIAEARDDHLEAYLGLHYPATDIPLQARALYLRNRVRQISDCRYVPSPILPAFDPQTGAPTDLSDVSLRSVSPVHLEYLGNMGVTATLVASIITNGRLWGLVSCHHYRPFFADHRMREVADAVARTFAMRVAAIEEMDKVEVESTLLTVREKLITAFNESDRIDPDLLATLAPELLEVVDADGVAIFSGNHVIRHGHLPAEDALLRIRDVVATSDTPTGADGITGVLNTDEIGRHYPELAEAEFASLAAGIIFMPLQADSHNALIWTRAEQVRNVRWAGNPALTKLEVIPGARLSPRQSFSSWQETVRGRSRPWSRQHLDSARGLRVLIEMMERKHYQQSFALMRASLARLPDAIAITDASHADWRECQIVFVNDAFVRATGHRAESVAGLIIGDLLVGDLALLARRTGTVDAGEAARIAVSVRKADGGVLHGRLELEPVLDAAGAITHWMSVYHPV from the coding sequence ATGTCTGAGCTTCCCGACCTCACCGCCTGCGATCGCGAGCCCATCCACATTCCGGGGTCCGTCCAGCCCCACGGCATGCTGATCGTCGTCGATGCGGCAACGCAGGCGATCCTCCAGCTCAGCGAGAACGTGACCCCCTTGCTCGGTGTCGACCTCGCCGCCGCGCTGGGTGCCCCGCTGGACACGTTGCTCGGCCTCCCGTCGGACCTGTTCCTCGACGACGAGCGCCCGGCGCACACGCCGTGGGTCGCGGTGACCTTCCCGCACGACACCGGTCGCGGTGGCTGGCATGCCAGCGTCCATGCCTACGACACCCGCTGGATGATCGAACTGGAACCACGCGAAAGCGCCTTCGACGAGGACCCGCTGCGGATCGCGTTCGACTTCGCGTACAAGCTGGAACTCGACGGCAACGTGCAGCGCGCGGCGTCCCGCGTCGCCCGCACCATCCGTGGCGCACTGGGTTACGACCGGGTCATGGTCTACCGCTTCGACCACGACTGGCACGGCGAAGTGATCGCCGAGGCCCGCGACGACCACCTGGAGGCCTACCTCGGGCTGCACTACCCCGCCACCGATATTCCCTTGCAGGCGCGCGCGCTCTACCTGCGCAACCGCGTCCGCCAGATCAGCGACTGCCGCTACGTTCCCTCGCCCATCCTGCCGGCCTTCGACCCGCAGACCGGTGCCCCCACGGACCTGAGCGACGTCTCGCTGCGCAGCGTGTCGCCGGTGCACCTGGAATACCTGGGCAACATGGGCGTCACCGCCACCCTGGTCGCCTCGATCATCACCAACGGACGGCTCTGGGGCCTGGTGTCGTGCCACCACTACCGGCCGTTCTTCGCCGACCATCGCATGCGTGAAGTGGCCGATGCCGTTGCCCGGACGTTCGCCATGCGCGTGGCGGCCATCGAGGAAATGGACAAGGTGGAGGTGGAGAGCACGCTGCTGACCGTGCGCGAGAAACTGATCACCGCGTTCAACGAAAGCGACCGGATCGATCCCGACCTGCTGGCCACGCTGGCGCCGGAGCTGCTGGAAGTGGTCGATGCCGACGGCGTGGCCATCTTCTCGGGCAACCACGTCATCCGCCACGGCCACCTGCCCGCCGAGGACGCCCTGCTGCGCATTCGCGACGTAGTGGCCACCTCCGACACCCCGACCGGGGCCGATGGCATCACGGGCGTGCTCAACACCGACGAGATCGGCAGGCACTATCCCGAACTGGCGGAGGCCGAGTTCGCCAGCCTGGCCGCGGGCATCATCTTCATGCCGCTGCAGGCGGATTCGCACAACGCGCTGATCTGGACGCGTGCGGAACAGGTGCGCAACGTGCGCTGGGCCGGCAACCCGGCCCTGACCAAGCTCGAGGTCATCCCCGGCGCGCGCCTGTCGCCCCGACAGAGCTTCTCGTCGTGGCAGGAGACCGTACGCGGCCGCTCGCGGCCCTGGTCGCGCCAGCACCTGGACTCCGCGCGTGGCCTGCGCGTGCTCATCGAGATGATGGAGCGCAAGCATTACCAGCAGAGCTTCGCGCTGATGCGCGCCTCGCTGGCGCGTCTTCCCGACGCCATCGCGATCACCGACGCCAGCCACGCGGACTGGCGCGAGTGCCAGATCGTCTTCGTCAACGACGCCTTCGTCCGCGCCACCGGCCATCGCGCCGAGAGCGTGGCGGGCCTGATCATCGGCGACCTCCTGGTCGGCGACCTGGCGCTGCTGGCGCGGCGCACGGGCACGGTGGACGCCGGCGAAGCCGCCCGGATCGCCGTTTCAGTGCGCAAGGCCGACGGCGGGGTGCTGCATGGCCGGCTCGAACTGGAACCGGTGCTGGATGCCGCCGGCGCGATCACCCACTGGATGTCGGTCTACCACCCGGTCTGA
- the aroB gene encoding 3-dehydroquinate synthase codes for METVDVDLAGRSYPVWIGPGLLADSERWRPMIRGRHVLVVSNTTVAPLYLDALAQGLDGLRWASYLLDDGEMHKTFANIGRILEALGEMGATRDACIIALGGGVVGDMAGFAAACWMRGIDFIQVPTTLLAMVDSSVGGKTGVNLPTGKNLAGAFHQPRAVVADTYLLDTLPQREFRAGLAEVVKGAAIGDPAFFAWLEDHADTLATRETRPLIEAIARKCRYKAGVVARDETEQGERALLNLGHTFGHALETAGNYSEILHGEGVAIGMVLAARLSERLGMATADDTQRLITLLQRLGLPTERSSRHAPTRLLALMRLDKKNTAGTLRLILWRGIGRAEIVSGVAEDDVLAVLA; via the coding sequence ATGGAAACCGTCGACGTCGACCTGGCCGGTCGCAGCTACCCCGTATGGATCGGCCCCGGGCTGCTCGCGGACAGTGAGCGCTGGCGACCGATGATCCGCGGGCGTCACGTGCTGGTGGTCAGCAACACCACCGTGGCTCCGCTGTATCTGGACGCGCTGGCCCAGGGCCTGGACGGCCTGCGCTGGGCGTCCTACCTGCTCGACGACGGCGAGATGCACAAGACCTTCGCCAACATCGGCCGCATCCTCGAGGCCCTCGGCGAGATGGGCGCCACGCGTGACGCTTGCATCATCGCCCTGGGCGGCGGCGTGGTCGGCGACATGGCGGGCTTCGCGGCAGCCTGCTGGATGCGCGGCATCGACTTCATCCAGGTGCCGACCACCCTGCTGGCCATGGTCGATTCCTCCGTCGGCGGCAAGACCGGTGTGAACCTGCCCACCGGCAAAAACCTGGCCGGTGCCTTCCACCAGCCGCGCGCGGTGGTGGCGGACACCTACCTGCTCGACACCCTGCCCCAGCGTGAATTCCGGGCTGGACTGGCGGAGGTCGTCAAGGGCGCGGCCATCGGTGATCCCGCGTTCTTCGCCTGGCTGGAAGACCACGCCGACACCCTGGCCACGCGCGAGACCCGTCCCCTCATCGAGGCCATCGCCCGCAAATGCCGTTACAAGGCCGGCGTGGTGGCGCGCGACGAAACCGAACAGGGCGAACGGGCTCTGCTGAACCTGGGGCACACCTTCGGGCATGCCCTGGAGACCGCCGGCAACTACAGCGAGATCCTGCACGGCGAGGGCGTGGCCATCGGCATGGTGCTGGCGGCTCGCCTTTCCGAGCGGCTGGGCATGGCCACCGCCGACGATACGCAACGCCTGATCACGCTGCTGCAACGCCTGGGCCTGCCCACCGAGCGCTCGTCGCGGCATGCGCCCACGCGGCTGCTGGCACTCATGCGGCTGGACAAAAAGAACACGGCGGGCACGTTGCGGCTGATCCTGTGGCGCGGCATCGGCCGCGCGGAGATCGTGTCCGGCGTCGCCGAGGACGACGTGCTCGCGGTGCTGGCCTGA
- the pdxH gene encoding pyridoxamine 5'-phosphate oxidase — protein MLTPDILDTFQGLLDEAKASGDREPTAMNLATADASGRVHSRIVLLKGIDAHGLRFHTNRESAKGQEMAEHPQVALCFHWKQIREGVQVRFEGRVQFLDDAESDAYFASRPRGSRIGAWASRQSQTLPDRATFEERVAHYEAEFEGRDVPRPPHWGGYLMQPDRVEFWYGARYRLHERSVHTDGGTAWSSRMLYP, from the coding sequence ATGCTCACACCCGATATCCTCGATACCTTCCAGGGCCTGCTCGACGAGGCCAAGGCCAGCGGCGACCGCGAGCCCACGGCGATGAACCTCGCCACTGCCGACGCCAGCGGGCGCGTGCACTCGCGCATCGTGTTGCTCAAGGGCATCGATGCGCACGGCCTGCGTTTCCACACCAATCGCGAAAGCGCCAAGGGTCAAGAAATGGCCGAGCACCCGCAGGTCGCGCTGTGCTTCCACTGGAAGCAGATCCGCGAAGGCGTGCAGGTGCGCTTCGAAGGTCGCGTGCAGTTTCTGGATGACGCGGAATCGGATGCTTATTTCGCCAGCCGCCCGCGTGGCAGTCGCATCGGCGCCTGGGCGTCCAGGCAAAGCCAGACACTGCCCGACCGTGCCACGTTCGAAGAACGCGTGGCGCATTATGAAGCCGAGTTCGAAGGCCGCGACGTGCCGCGTCCGCCACACTGGGGTGGCTACCTGATGCAGCCGGATCGCGTGGAGTTCTGGTACGGCGCACGCTACCGCCTGCACGAGCGATCCGTCCACACCGATGGCGGCACGGCCTGGTCCAGCCGGATGCTCTACCCTTGA
- a CDS encoding response regulator gives MRPSAPGKPVNVPGRPRLVFADDHRMVAEGIVRLLEPDYDIVAVVEDGGALLEAIGREVPDLVLSDINMPRGNGLEVLKTLRARGDTTPFVILTMHADPSLADMATKAGANGYVLKMSAGEELLLALRRVRDGGTYVTPSLGVHAAARLPNEMRELTPKQREVLRMVGQGLRSREIAERMGLSARTVEAHKYMIMQILGVHSTLELVRRSEDLGLLL, from the coding sequence ATGCGTCCATCTGCCCCTGGCAAGCCCGTGAACGTGCCGGGCCGTCCACGCCTCGTCTTCGCCGACGACCATCGCATGGTCGCCGAGGGTATCGTCCGCCTGCTCGAACCCGACTACGACATCGTAGCGGTGGTGGAGGATGGCGGCGCGCTGCTGGAGGCCATCGGCCGCGAGGTGCCCGACCTGGTGCTTTCGGATATCAACATGCCCCGCGGCAACGGCCTGGAAGTGCTCAAGACACTGCGCGCCCGCGGCGACACCACGCCGTTCGTGATCCTGACGATGCACGCCGACCCGTCGCTCGCCGACATGGCGACGAAGGCGGGCGCGAACGGCTACGTGCTGAAGATGTCCGCGGGCGAGGAGTTGCTGCTGGCGCTGCGTCGGGTGCGCGACGGCGGTACCTATGTCACGCCGTCGCTCGGCGTGCATGCGGCCGCCCGCCTGCCGAACGAGATGCGCGAGCTGACGCCGAAACAACGCGAGGTGCTGCGCATGGTGGGCCAGGGGTTGCGCTCGCGCGAGATCGCCGAGCGGATGGGTCTGTCGGCGCGCACGGTCGAGGCGCACAAGTACATGATCATGCAGATCCTGGGCGTGCACAGCACGTTGGAGCTGGTGCGCCGATCCGAGGACCTGGGGCTGCTGCTCTAG
- a CDS encoding arginyltransferase translates to MTDRVRLFQTLPHACGYFAERTAQNLVIDPGAPRLDQLYGQALAKGFRRAGSHLYLPQCDACRACVPCRIDVERFTPDRTQRRCLKRNADIDVSEVMPGFTAERHALYERYLRTRHAGGGMDTADEEDFQRFLAAPWSPTVFLEMRREGRLLGVAVTDIALTGVSAVYTFFEPDEAARSLGTFGILQQAALARRRGIPYVYLGFWIAGHPKMDYKRRFHPLEIRQQGRWIAMP, encoded by the coding sequence ATGACCGATCGCGTCCGCCTGTTCCAGACCTTGCCGCACGCCTGCGGCTATTTCGCCGAGCGGACGGCACAGAACCTGGTGATCGATCCGGGGGCGCCTCGTCTCGACCAGCTCTACGGCCAGGCCTTGGCGAAGGGATTCCGCCGGGCCGGCAGCCACCTCTACCTGCCCCAGTGCGACGCCTGCCGGGCCTGCGTGCCCTGCCGTATCGACGTGGAGCGTTTCACGCCGGATCGCACCCAACGGCGATGCCTGAAACGCAACGCCGATATCGACGTGAGTGAGGTGATGCCCGGGTTCACCGCCGAACGCCACGCGCTCTACGAACGCTACCTGCGCACGCGGCATGCCGGCGGCGGCATGGACACGGCCGACGAAGAGGATTTCCAGCGTTTCCTGGCCGCGCCGTGGAGTCCCACCGTGTTTCTCGAGATGCGCCGCGAGGGCCGCCTGCTCGGCGTCGCGGTGACCGATATCGCCCTCACCGGCGTCTCGGCGGTCTACACCTTCTTCGAACCCGACGAGGCGGCACGCAGCCTGGGCACCTTCGGCATCCTCCAGCAGGCCGCCCTCGCCCGGCGTCGCGGCATTCCCTATGTCTACCTGGGTTTCTGGATCGCAGGGCACCCGAAGATGGACTACAAGCGTCGCTTCCACCCCCTGGAAATCCGGCAACAGGGTCGCTGGATCGCGATGCCCTGA
- a CDS encoding cobalamin-binding protein, which yields MGPRRIVCLTEEPTETLYRLGEQDRIVGISGFTVRPPEARRDKPRVSAFTSAKIDRILALQPDLAVGFSDIQADIAQALIKAGVEVWIANHRSVEGILDYIRRLGALVGAAARANQLADELARGLDDVREVSARLPCRPRVYFEEWDDPHISGIRWVSELVAIAGGDDVLPHRASQSLARDRIVGDPAEIIATAPQIIIGSWCGKRFRPEQVAARAGWDDVPAIRDGELHEVKSPLILQPGPAALTDGLAALRGIIHGWSVRHG from the coding sequence ATGGGCCCCCGCCGCATCGTCTGCCTCACCGAGGAACCCACCGAGACCCTGTACCGGCTCGGCGAGCAGGATCGCATCGTGGGCATCAGCGGCTTTACGGTGCGGCCCCCGGAAGCACGCCGCGACAAGCCCAGGGTCAGCGCCTTCACCAGCGCGAAGATCGACCGCATCCTCGCGCTGCAGCCGGACCTGGCCGTGGGCTTTTCCGACATCCAGGCGGATATCGCCCAGGCCCTGATCAAAGCCGGGGTCGAGGTATGGATTGCCAATCACCGCAGCGTGGAAGGCATCCTCGACTACATCCGCCGTCTCGGCGCCCTGGTCGGTGCGGCCGCTCGTGCGAACCAGCTGGCGGATGAGCTGGCACGCGGACTGGACGACGTGCGCGAGGTCTCCGCACGCTTGCCCTGCCGTCCGCGCGTGTATTTCGAGGAGTGGGACGATCCGCACATCTCCGGCATCCGCTGGGTCTCGGAACTGGTCGCGATCGCAGGTGGCGACGACGTACTGCCCCATCGGGCCAGCCAGTCGCTGGCCCGCGACCGGATCGTCGGCGACCCGGCGGAAATCATCGCCACCGCGCCGCAGATCATCATCGGCTCGTGGTGCGGCAAGCGCTTTCGGCCCGAACAGGTGGCTGCCCGCGCCGGCTGGGACGACGTGCCGGCCATCCGCGACGGCGAACTTCACGAGGTGAAATCGCCACTGATCCTGCAACCGGGGCCGGCCGCGCTCACCGACGGCCTGGCCGCCCTGCGCGGCATCATCCATGGCTGGAGCGTGCGGCATGGGTGA